In Humulus lupulus chromosome 7, drHumLupu1.1, whole genome shotgun sequence, the following are encoded in one genomic region:
- the LOC133791679 gene encoding uncharacterized protein LOC133791679: protein MESHNILSWKVRGINKREKQKSLSLFCFVNNFGLGALLETKLRGDKIEKMMHSFFGGWNYFSGTASEGRILLIWQRQSISVEVLKESDQLVHVLMEEVISNKQSCVTFVYGRNYIEERKQMWEDLSVLYFPATPWLVAGDFNAVFEYTDRVGGRSITAMELMDAQNWRELGLVDEMRSRGSHFTWTNKQANEDRIYSKLDRIFINEAWFDLYPHAEAVVNWELFSDHCFCVIKSGATVNCGVKPFRFFNMWTDHEKFTELVLQSWCKLCKGSGLERIVQKLGRLEQVLRKFNKNVVGDVVQNYNTAKENYQNAQLSLQTDPHSTVLQREERVAGELFATHARIYDSFLR from the coding sequence ATGGAGAGTCACAATATACTTAGTTGGAAGGTAAGGGGTATTAATAAGAGGGAGAAACAGAAATCCCTgagtttgttttgttttgtgaatAACTTCGGGTTAGGAGCTTTGTTAGAAACTAAACTGCGTGGTGATAAAATTGAGAAAATGATGCATTCTTTTTTCGGTGGTTGGAATTATTTTTCAGGTACAGCATCTGAAGGTAGGATCCTTCTTATTTGGCAGAGACAGAGTATCTCTGTTGAGGTTTTGAAGGAAAGTGACCAGTTAGTTCATGTCCTTATGGAAGAAGTGATATCTAATAAGCAGAGTTGTGTTACCTTTGTGTATGGTAGGAATTATATTGAGGAAAGAAAGCAGATGTGGGAGGATCTTTCTGTTCTGTATTTTCCAGCCACTCCTTGGCTTGTGGCTGGTGATTTTAATGCAGTTTTTGAGTATACAGACAGAGTTGGTGGCCGTAGTATCACTGCTATGGAATTGATGGATGCTCAAAATTGGAGAGAATTGGGGTTGGTTGATGAGATGCGCTCTAGAGGTTCTCATTTCACTTGGACTAACAAGCAAGCTAATGAGGACAGAATATACTCTAAGTTGGACAGAATTTTCATAAATGAAGCTTGGTTTGATTTATATCCTCATGCTGAAGCAGTTGTTAACTGGGAGTTATTTTCGGATCATTGTTTCTGTGTTATTAAATCAGGAGCTACTGTGAACTGTGGTGTTAAACCCTTTCGATTTTTTAATATGTGGACTGACCATGAGAAGTTTACTGAGTTAGTGTTGCAGAGCTGGTGCAAGCTGTGTAAAGGTTCTGGTTTAGAGAGAATTGTTCAGAAATTGGGGAGACTCGAGCAGGTTCTGCGCAAGTTTAATAAAAATGTTGTGGGAGATGTGGTTCAGAATTACAATACAGCTAAGGAAAACTACCAAAATGCTCAATTGTCTCTTCAAACTGACCCTCACTCTACTGTTCTGCAAAGAGAGGAGCGAGTTGCTGGTGAGTTATTTGCCACTCATGCTAGAATATATGACAGTTTTCTGAGATAG